In one window of Gadus chalcogrammus isolate NIFS_2021 chromosome 12, NIFS_Gcha_1.0, whole genome shotgun sequence DNA:
- the LOC130393717 gene encoding mast cell protease 3-like: MALHNTWVVLMLVLSLRGQVQTGKIIGGRPAVPHSRPYMVLLEMTMWNDKTSFCDGFLISNEFVVTAAHCQARIYNVYVGLHKFKNDQTPKAIQVKRDIPHEDYDDIKKINDLMLLQLCEKVNFTEHVGPIHLAHRGDHLPQRCIVSGWGSTSEENQDRASELREVNVTLVNRTLSAERHAYFSRGEIGPSPGDSGGPLVCECEVAYGVVSCGRKDIKVYTKIPDYLDWIERHIRKK, translated from the exons ATGGCGCTGCACAATACCTGGGTGGTCCTGATGCTGGTCCTTAGCCTTCGTGGTCAAG TTCAAACAGGGAAAATCATCGGGGGACGCCCAGCTGTCCCTCATAGTAGACCCTACATGGTGCTTTTGGAAATGACAATGTGGAATGACAAAACCAGCTTTTGTGACGGCTTCCTGATCAGCAATGAGTTTGTGGTGACAGCTGCTCACTGCCAGGCCCG TATCTATAACGTCTATGTAGGTCTTCATAAGTTCAAGAATGATCAAACTCCGAAGGCCATTCAAGTGAAGCGAGATATTCCACATGAGGACTACGATGATATAAAAAAGATTAACGACTTGATGTTACTGCAG TTATGTGAGAAGGTAAACTTCACAGAGCATGTCGGTCCGATTCATTTAGCACACCGAGGTGATCATCTGCCTCAACGCTGTATAGTCTCGGGCTGGGGATCTACTAGTGAAGAGAATCAGGACAGAGCCAGCGAGCTGAGGGAAGTTAATGTTACCCTTGTGAATCGTACACTCTCTGCTGAGCGCCATGCATACTTCTCCCGTGGAGAAATCGGACCTTCACCA GGAGACTCTGGCGGTCCACTTGTTTGTGAATGTGAAGTGGCGTACGGTGTTGTGTCATGCGGAAGAAAGGACATAAAAGTGTACACCAAAATCCCAGACTATCTTGATTGGATTGAACGCCACATAAGGAAAAAGTGA
- the LOC130393081 gene encoding mast cell protease 3-like translates to MALHNTWVVLMLVLSLRGQVQAGKIFGGRKAVPHSRPYMVLLETRMWNDETRFCQGFLISNQFVVTAADCQACIYNVYVGLDKFKNDQPPKAIQVSRAFPHEDFNNETKINNLMLLQLSEKVNFTDHVRRINLASQGDHLPQRCIVSGWEFSRKKQMARRLREVEVTLVNRTHPAELHAYFSLGRIGPSMGDSGGPLVCEGEVAYGVVSGGTKCLKVYTKIPDYLGWIEGHMRKK, encoded by the exons ATGGCGCTGCACAATACCTGGGTGGTCCTGATGCTGGTCCTTAGCCTTCGTGGTCAAG TTCAAGCAGGGAAAATCTTTGGGGGACGCAAAGCTGTCCCTCATAGTAGACCCTACATGGTGCTTTTGGAAACGAGAATGTGGAATGACGAAACCAGATTTTGTCAAGGCTTCCTGATCAGCAATCAGTTTGTGGTGACAGCTGCTGACTGCCAGGCCTG TATCTATAACGTCTATGTAGGTCTTGATAAGTTCAAGAATGATCAACCTCCGAAGGCCATTCAAGTGAGTCGAGCATTTCCACATGAGGACTTCAATAATGAAACAAAAATCAACAACTTGATGTTACTGCAG TTAAGCGAGAAGGTAAACTTCACAGACCATGTCAGACGGATTAATTTAGCAAGCCAAGGTGATCATCTGCCTCAACGCTGTATAGTCTCTGGCTGGGAATTTAGCAGAAAAAAACAGATGGCCAGGAGGCTGAGGGAAGTTGAGGTCACACTTGTGAATCGTACACACCCTGCTGAGCTCCATGCATACTTCTCCCTTGGAAGAATTGGACCTTCAATG GGAGACTCTGGTGGTCCACTTGTTTGTGAAGGTGAAGTGGCGTACGGTGTTGTGTCAGGCGGCACAAAGTGCTTAAAAGTGTACACTAAAATCCCAGACTATCTTGGTTGGATTGAAGGCCACATGAGGAAAAAGTGA
- the LOC130393083 gene encoding cold-inducible RNA-binding protein-like isoform X2, with protein MSSDEGKLFVGGISFDTTEQSLEDVFSKYGPISEVVIIKHRETQRSRGFGFITFENPEDAKDAMIAMNGKSLDGRPIRVDQAGNSGGGSRSGGYRGGNSGGGGGGDGGGYRGGRGGGGGRGRGFSYGSGGGDRSYSGGGGGGRAQGGGYGECSGGDDGGW; from the exons ATGTCGTCAGACGAAGGGAAGCTATTTGTCGGTGGTATCAGTTTTGACACAACTGAACAGTCACTCGAAGACGTATTTTCCAAATATGGTCCCATCAGTGAAG TTGTTATCATCAAGCACAGGGAGACGCAGAGGTCCAGAGGCTTCGGCTTTATCACCTTTGAGAATCCCGAAGATGCTAAGGATGCTATGATCGCCATGAATGGAAAG TCCCTGGACGGTAGGCCGATTCGCGTGGATCAAGCCGGAAACTCCGGTGGTGGAAGTCGTTCCGGCGGATACAGGGGAGGcaacagcggcggcggcggcggtggcgacggcggcggctACAGGGGGGGAcgtggtggcggaggaggacgtggaCGTGGATTCTCGTATG gcagtggtggtggagacAGAAGCtacagtggtggtggaggtggtggaag AGCACAAGGTGGCGGATACGGTGAATGCTCAGGAG GTGACGATGGTGGTTGGTAG
- the LOC130393083 gene encoding cold-inducible RNA-binding protein-like isoform X1, protein MSSDEGKLFVGGISFDTTEQSLEDVFSKYGPISEVVIIKHRETQRSRGFGFITFENPEDAKDAMIAMNGKSLDGRPIRVDQAGNSGGGSRSGGYRGGNSGGGGGGDGGGYRGGRGGGGGRGRGFSYGSGGGDRSYSGGGGGGRAQGGGYGECSGGFGAVVTDAH, encoded by the exons ATGTCGTCAGACGAAGGGAAGCTATTTGTCGGTGGTATCAGTTTTGACACAACTGAACAGTCACTCGAAGACGTATTTTCCAAATATGGTCCCATCAGTGAAG TTGTTATCATCAAGCACAGGGAGACGCAGAGGTCCAGAGGCTTCGGCTTTATCACCTTTGAGAATCCCGAAGATGCTAAGGATGCTATGATCGCCATGAATGGAAAG TCCCTGGACGGTAGGCCGATTCGCGTGGATCAAGCCGGAAACTCCGGTGGTGGAAGTCGTTCCGGCGGATACAGGGGAGGcaacagcggcggcggcggcggtggcgacggcggcggctACAGGGGGGGAcgtggtggcggaggaggacgtggaCGTGGATTCTCGTATG gcagtggtggtggagacAGAAGCtacagtggtggtggaggtggtggaag AGCACAAGGTGGCGGATACGGTGAATGCTCAGGAG GATTCGGTGCTGTGGTCACTGACGCCCACTGA
- the LOC130393082 gene encoding cold-inducible RNA-binding protein B-like isoform X2 — translation MADEGKLFIGGLCFDTDETSLKDAFCKYGHVLKADVVRDRETNKSRGFGFVTFENPTDAKDAMTAMDGKVVDGKQIRVDEAGKPSGRSGGSFRGSGPRGGFFRGGRRGDFGGYGQRSYQDRSYGDRSNSREGGFGGNRNYGDEERSYGGYRSGGNSRGGGGYNAGYNRDNRSQTSYGGEQRSGSYRDGYDSYASNE, via the exons ATGGCTGACGAGGGGAAGCTGTTCATTGGGGGGCTGTGCTTCGACACGGACGAGACCAGCCTCAAGGACGCCTTCTGCAAGTACGGACACGTTTTGAAAG CTGACGTTGTGAGGGACCGAGAGACAAACAAATCGAGGGGATTTGGCTTTGTGACGTTTGAAAACCCCACAGATGCTAAAGACGCAATGACTGCTATGGATGGGAAG GTTGTTGACGGTAAGCAGATCCGTGTGGATGAGGCCGGGAAGCCTAGTGGTCGTTCAGGAGGCTCGTTCCGTGGCTCTGGACCCCGGGGGGGGTTCTTCAGAGGGGGTAGACGAG GGGATTTCGGAGGGTACGGGCAGAGGTCCTACCAAGATAGAAGTTATGGAGATAGAAGTAACAGTAGAGAAGGAGGCTTTGGTGGGAATAGAAACTATGGCGATGAAGAGAGAAGTTACGGCGGATACCGGAGTGGCGGCAAcagccgtggtggtggtggatacaATGCCGGATACAACCGGGACAACAG GAGTCAGACCAGCTATGGAGGAGAGCAGCGCTCTGGATCCTACAGGGACGGCTATGACAGCTATG CCTCAAACgagtaa
- the LOC130393082 gene encoding cold-inducible RNA-binding protein B-like isoform X1 — MADEGKLFIGGLCFDTDETSLKDAFCKYGHVLKADVVRDRETNKSRGFGFVTFENPTDAKDAMTAMDGKVVDGKQIRVDEAGKPSGRSGGSFRGSGPRGGFFRGGRRGGSDYMEGDFGGYGQRSYQDRSYGDRSNSREGGFGGNRNYGDEERSYGGYRSGGNSRGGGGYNAGYNRDNRSQTSYGGEQRSGSYRDGYDSYASNE; from the exons ATGGCTGACGAGGGGAAGCTGTTCATTGGGGGGCTGTGCTTCGACACGGACGAGACCAGCCTCAAGGACGCCTTCTGCAAGTACGGACACGTTTTGAAAG CTGACGTTGTGAGGGACCGAGAGACAAACAAATCGAGGGGATTTGGCTTTGTGACGTTTGAAAACCCCACAGATGCTAAAGACGCAATGACTGCTATGGATGGGAAG GTTGTTGACGGTAAGCAGATCCGTGTGGATGAGGCCGGGAAGCCTAGTGGTCGTTCAGGAGGCTCGTTCCGTGGCTCTGGACCCCGGGGGGGGTTCTTCAGAGGGGGTAGACGAGGTGGGAGTGATTATATGGAAG GGGATTTCGGAGGGTACGGGCAGAGGTCCTACCAAGATAGAAGTTATGGAGATAGAAGTAACAGTAGAGAAGGAGGCTTTGGTGGGAATAGAAACTATGGCGATGAAGAGAGAAGTTACGGCGGATACCGGAGTGGCGGCAAcagccgtggtggtggtggatacaATGCCGGATACAACCGGGACAACAG GAGTCAGACCAGCTATGGAGGAGAGCAGCGCTCTGGATCCTACAGGGACGGCTATGACAGCTATG CCTCAAACgagtaa